Sequence from the Candidatus Thermoplasmatota archaeon genome:
CGGCTCGCCGAGATCGTGAATTGAAACGACGCTCGGCGCGACGATGCGGCTCGGCGCGAGCGAGGTCCGGCCATTGCAAACCGGGACGGCGACTCGACGCGCGCGCCTCGGCCGGCAACCGTTTCATGCAACGGCGAGGCGAGGACCCGCGCGCGTCCCGGGGGGCTCACCCCTTCGCGACCGTCTCGCGCTCGACGAGCGCGAATCGGAGGTCGCGCCCCACCTTGCACGGGACGGGGCCTTGGACTTCGAGGAAGCGCACCTTCGCGCCCTCGGCGATCGCGGCCGGGCGGCACGCGGCCTTGTGGACGCACGCGGCGCCGCACTCGTCGAAGCGGTTCGTCATGCCCGTCCCGCGCGTTGCGGTGGCCGGAATGGCCATGAGGTGCGGCAGGGGC
This genomic interval carries:
- a CDS encoding UPF0179 family protein, which gives rise to MLTIIRDAYAKPGQVFTYLGENDEACAPCKLRKTCQNLEVGRRYVVKAVRPVKHDVCTVFEGKVQVVDVEPLPHLMAIPATATRGTGMTNRFDECGAACVHKAACRPAAIAEGAKVRFLEVQGPVPCKVGRDLRFALVERETVAKG